The Janthinobacterium lividum genome has a window encoding:
- a CDS encoding response regulator, whose product MPETSDLSVLIVDPNPSMRGNLHNMLNQAAITKVEYAVNSGTAIRLLTKKPFDIILCEYDLGSGTDGQDGQQLLEDLRHHKLIGLWTIFIMLTSEAIHSKVISAAELIPSDYILKPFTVDVLSGRIARAIERRAIFLPTYQLIDKGDLREAVKSCHTAELQHPRLAADFTRLRAELHIALDEWKEAEQLYADMLATRPMAWAHLGLARTLFEQQRHEEAQDSLLELVETYPRFMAAYDLLAQNHEAMGQQLQAKKILEDAVAISPHMVRRLRHLGGIAFDTGDIGAAERAYKQVITKAKYSEFRDPEDHVNLVKTLVKKGDAPQASGVLRDMERSLRGGANVEACRAISAAMLHELSGNDIAAASELQLAAAALDTARGLSTQLKVGLVQSCLKNNLEQAASDVMMKLVNEADSEVTMEAAVDVFEKAGRHDLAQGMGQQISNQVQELMQDAASKSESGELKGAVFVLRQALRKTPGNLPVLFASVEAILRQLNMLGWEAPLAEQAQHQMQVIRKIDPKHPQLESLKQQYAATQHKYGIAS is encoded by the coding sequence ATGCCAGAAACTAGCGACTTATCTGTCCTGATCGTCGACCCGAACCCCAGCATGCGGGGCAATCTGCACAATATGCTGAACCAGGCCGCCATTACCAAGGTGGAATATGCCGTCAATTCCGGCACGGCTATCCGCCTGCTGACGAAGAAACCGTTCGACATCATCCTGTGCGAATACGATCTTGGTAGCGGCACGGACGGCCAGGACGGCCAGCAATTGCTGGAAGACCTGCGCCACCACAAGCTGATCGGGCTGTGGACGATCTTCATCATGCTGACCTCCGAAGCCATCCACAGCAAGGTGATCAGCGCGGCCGAACTGATCCCGTCCGACTACATCCTGAAACCGTTCACCGTCGACGTGCTGAGCGGACGCATCGCGCGCGCCATCGAACGGCGCGCCATTTTCCTGCCCACGTATCAACTGATCGACAAGGGTGACTTGCGCGAAGCCGTGAAAAGCTGCCACACGGCCGAACTGCAGCACCCGCGCCTGGCGGCCGATTTCACCCGCCTGCGTGCCGAACTGCACATTGCCCTGGACGAATGGAAGGAAGCGGAACAGCTGTACGCCGACATGCTGGCCACGCGGCCCATGGCCTGGGCCCATCTGGGCTTGGCGCGCACCCTGTTCGAACAGCAGCGCCACGAGGAAGCGCAGGATTCGCTGCTGGAACTGGTGGAAACCTATCCGCGCTTCATGGCCGCCTACGACCTGCTGGCGCAAAACCATGAAGCCATGGGCCAGCAACTGCAGGCGAAGAAAATCCTCGAAGACGCGGTGGCCATTTCGCCGCACATGGTACGCCGCTTGCGCCACCTGGGCGGTATCGCGTTTGACACGGGCGATATCGGCGCGGCCGAGCGGGCCTACAAGCAGGTGATCACCAAAGCGAAGTACTCTGAATTCCGCGATCCGGAAGACCACGTCAACCTGGTCAAAACGCTGGTCAAGAAAGGCGATGCGCCGCAAGCGAGCGGCGTGCTGCGCGACATGGAACGCTCCCTGCGGGGCGGCGCCAACGTGGAAGCGTGCCGCGCCATCTCGGCCGCCATGCTGCATGAATTGTCGGGCAACGACATCGCCGCCGCCAGCGAACTGCAACTGGCCGCCGCTGCCCTGGACACGGCGCGGGGCCTGTCGACGCAGCTGAAAGTGGGCCTCGTGCAAAGCTGTCTGAAAAACAATCTGGAACAGGCCGCGTCCGACGTCATGATGAAACTCGTCAACGAAGCCGACAGCGAAGTGACGATGGAAGCGGCCGTCGATGTATTTGAAAAGGCCGGACGCCATGACCTGGCGCAAGGCATGGGCCAGCAGATCAGCAACCAGGTGCAGGAACTGATGCAGGATGCGGCCAGCAAGTCGGAAAGCGGCGAGCTCAAGGGGGCCGTCTTCGTGCTGCGTCAGGCCCTGCGCAAAACGCCAGGCAACCTGCCCGTGCTGTTCGCCTCCGTCGAGGCCATTTTGCGCCAGCTCAACATGCTGGGCTGGGAAGCCCCGCTGGCCGAACAGGCACAGCACCAGATGCAAGTGATCCGCAAGATCGATCCCAAGCATCCGCAGCTGGAGTCGCTCAAGCAGCAGTATGCGGCCACGCAGCACAAGTATGGTATTGCTAGCTGA
- a CDS encoding TetR/AcrR family transcriptional regulator has translation MPQLRTVPASPSTRSEERRRKLLVAAADLFLASGYDGVSMDAIVAEAGGSKATAYRYFGSKQELLVAVVEYLCADFIIDLRRLDTSQAGLEQGLQLILDELVAVVTSPRHVDFYRLVVTGAATVPAVGLAWYEHGPQVWHALILRLLEQQRTQGRIAPDTSLSNLPQILFDAVFSHLTTRTVMLGQGGDAATFRPLIAELIELVVARVERSSD, from the coding sequence ATGCCCCAGTTGCGCACCGTTCCAGCTTCCCCCAGTACCCGAAGCGAGGAGCGGCGCCGCAAGCTGCTGGTGGCGGCGGCGGACCTCTTTCTTGCCTCCGGCTACGACGGCGTCAGCATGGACGCCATCGTGGCCGAGGCGGGCGGCTCGAAAGCCACCGCCTACCGCTATTTCGGCAGCAAGCAGGAGCTGCTGGTGGCCGTGGTCGAATACCTGTGCGCCGATTTCATCATCGACCTGCGCCGGCTCGATACCTCACAAGCGGGCCTGGAACAGGGTTTGCAGCTGATCCTTGATGAACTGGTGGCCGTCGTCACCAGCCCCCGCCACGTGGATTTCTACCGCCTCGTCGTCACGGGCGCGGCTACCGTGCCGGCCGTGGGACTGGCCTGGTACGAGCACGGCCCGCAAGTGTGGCATGCGCTGATCCTGCGTCTGCTGGAGCAGCAGCGCACCCAGGGCCGCATCGCTCCTGATACCTCCTTGTCCAACCTGCCGCAAATCCTGTTCGACGCCGTCTTCTCGCACCTGACCACGCGTACCGTCATGCTGGGGCAGGGCGGCGATGCTGCCACGTTCCGGCCCTTGATTGCGGAGCTGATCGAACTGGTGGTGGCGCGGGTGGAGCGTAGCTCGGATTAG